The genomic segment AGATCCCGGTGCTGCTGCGGGCCGGCGCGATCAGCGCCGACCAGCTCCGAGAGGTCGTACCCGACCTGGAGGAGCGCAATTGACCGCGCCCGAAAGGCGTGGCATACCGGGTCAGCGCGATGACCGCTTCCGCATCCTCCACGTCTGCACCGGCAATGTCTGCCGCTCGCCGATCGCCGAGCGGCTGACCCGTCATGAGCTGACGCTGCGCCTCGGCGACGGTGCCGACGGGATCCTCGTCGAGTCCGCCGGCACCTGGGGGCACGAAGGCGCGCCCATGGAGGCGCACGCCGCCGCCGTCCTCACCGAGTACGGCGCCGACGCGTCCGGGTTCATCGGCCGTGAGCTGCTCGACGACCACGTCATCGACGCCGACCTGGTGCTGACCGCGACCCGCGACCACCGCGCGCAGGTCATCTCGATGGGGCACGCGGCGGGGCTGCGCACCTTCACGCTGAAGGAGTTCACCCGGCTGGTGCGGGCCATAGACCCCGCGACCCTCCCCGAGGGCAGCGTGTCGGACCGCGCCCGCGCGCTGGTGCGTGCCGCCGCCGCGCTGCGCGGCTGGCTGCTGGCCCCGAGCGCCGAGGCCGACGAGGTCTACGACCCCTACGGCGCCCCGATCGGGTTCTTCCGCAGCATCGGCGAGGAGATCCATAGTTCCCTCGACCCGGTCGTCACCGCGCTGACCGGAATCCGTACCCCGACCCCCCGGTAGGACCCCGAGCCACCGGCAGGCCGGGTGCGGCCGGATCCGGCACGTGTTGCTCCGCTCGCCGGGCGCCGCGGCGGCGGCGCCCCTACAGTTGGGTGCAGTAACCCGACCCTCCTGCGGGAGTCCAGCCATGCCGGTCGCCGAAAAAACCTCACAGACCCCGCTGCGGCCCGCCGCCCAGACGTGGCATCCGGACTTCGACGCGCTGCGGCGGCAGGACCCGGAGCTGGCGGGTGTGCTGCTCGCCGAGCTGGAACGGCAGAGCACCACACTGCAGTTGATCGCGGGGGAGAACTTCACCTCGTCCGCCGTCCTGGCCGCGCTGGGCTCGCCGCTCGCCAACAAGTACGCCGAGGGCTATCCCTCCCGCCGGCACCATTCCGGGTGCGAACTGGTCGATGTGGCGGAGCGGCTGGCGGTGGAGCGCGCCACCGGCCTGTTCGGCGCCGCGCACGCCAACGTGCAGCCGTACTCCGGCTCGTCGGCCGTCCTGGCCGCGTACGCGGCGCTGCTGGTCCCCGGTGACAAGGTGCTCGCGATGGCGCTGCCGCACGGCGGCCACCTCACGCACGGCTCGCAGGCGAACTTCTCCGGCCGCTGGTTCCGCTTCGTCGGCTACGGGGTGACGCCGCCCGGTGCCCCGGACGGCGGCGGACTGATCGACTACGACCAGGTACGGGCACTGGCCCGGGAGCACCGCCCCAAGGCGATCGTGTGCGGTGCCATCGCGTACCCCCGGCACATCGACTACCGGACGTTCCGGGAGATCGCCGACGAGGTCGACGCGTATCTGATCGTGGACGCGGCGCACACCCTGGGCCTGGTCGCCGGCGGCGCCGCGCCCAGCCCCGTGCCGTACGCGGACGTGGTGTGCGCCACCACCCACAAGGTGCTGCGCGGACCGCGCGGCGGGCTGATCCTCTGCGGCGCGGACCTCGCCCAGCGCATCGACCGGGCGGTCTTCCCGTTCTCGCAGGGCGGCCCGCATCTGCACTCCATCGCCGCGAAGGCGGCGGCCTTCGCCGAGGCCGCGACCCCGGCGTTCGCCGCGTACGCGCACCAGGTCGTCGCCAACGCGCGGCTGCTGGCCGACGCGCTCGCCGCCGAGGGGATGACGATCACCACCGGCGGGACCGACACCCATCTGATCACCGCCGACGTCACTCCGCTGGGTGTCACCGGAGTACAGGCGAGAGGACGCTGCGCCGCCGCCGGAATCGTCCTCGACAAGTACGCGCTC from the Streptomyces sp. RKAG293 genome contains:
- the glyA gene encoding serine hydroxymethyltransferase codes for the protein MPVAEKTSQTPLRPAAQTWHPDFDALRRQDPELAGVLLAELERQSTTLQLIAGENFTSSAVLAALGSPLANKYAEGYPSRRHHSGCELVDVAERLAVERATGLFGAAHANVQPYSGSSAVLAAYAALLVPGDKVLAMALPHGGHLTHGSQANFSGRWFRFVGYGVTPPGAPDGGGLIDYDQVRALAREHRPKAIVCGAIAYPRHIDYRTFREIADEVDAYLIVDAAHTLGLVAGGAAPSPVPYADVVCATTHKVLRGPRGGLILCGADLAQRIDRAVFPFSQGGPHLHSIAAKAAAFAEAATPAFAAYAHQVVANARLLADALAAEGMTITTGGTDTHLITADVTPLGVTGVQARGRCAAAGIVLDKYALPYDPQPSDIASGIRIGTAAVTTQGMAEPEMSQVAPLIARALREEQGLAPEVAQFVGGFPPYPA
- a CDS encoding protein-tyrosine-phosphatase, with translation MTAPERRGIPGQRDDRFRILHVCTGNVCRSPIAERLTRHELTLRLGDGADGILVESAGTWGHEGAPMEAHAAAVLTEYGADASGFIGRELLDDHVIDADLVLTATRDHRAQVISMGHAAGLRTFTLKEFTRLVRAIDPATLPEGSVSDRARALVRAAAALRGWLLAPSAEADEVYDPYGAPIGFFRSIGEEIHSSLDPVVTALTGIRTPTPR